The following are encoded in a window of Chryseobacterium sp. genomic DNA:
- a CDS encoding M23 family metallopeptidase, whose translation MSLIFILAAFLGFAQQKWDIKFYNEINGREVEIYADNNEFMPMSAVFEFTLSNMTSSLANGHTVVIPPLTKKFLVSRVTVNKPNSGNSFSYTNTYNFGDVTASAHDDSYIYWLPFETGKTKLIFQGYNGKFSHQGAAALDFSLEMGDKVSAARDGMVVAVEQSNNRNCPDISCARFNNNILILHSDGSFADYSHLKQYGSVVKPGQKVTRGQHIGYSGNTGFSNGPHLHFSVFHNTIDGKRKYIKTRFRTTGQEAEILEEKKSYHKNY comes from the coding sequence TTGAGTTTAATTTTCATTCTTGCTGCCTTCCTGGGATTTGCGCAGCAGAAATGGGATATTAAATTCTATAACGAAATTAACGGTCGTGAGGTTGAAATATATGCAGACAATAATGAATTTATGCCAATGTCTGCGGTGTTTGAATTTACCCTTAGCAATATGACTTCCTCATTGGCAAACGGACATACGGTGGTTATCCCTCCGCTTACGAAGAAATTCCTTGTCTCCAGAGTTACAGTGAACAAACCCAACTCCGGAAACAGTTTCAGTTATACAAATACCTATAACTTTGGTGATGTAACAGCATCTGCACATGACGACAGCTATATTTACTGGCTGCCCTTTGAAACCGGCAAGACCAAGCTCATCTTTCAGGGGTACAACGGCAAATTCTCACACCAGGGTGCGGCAGCACTGGATTTCTCGCTGGAGATGGGCGATAAGGTATCTGCAGCAAGAGACGGTATGGTGGTGGCAGTAGAACAAAGTAATAACCGCAATTGCCCCGACATCAGCTGCGCCCGCTTCAATAATAACATACTCATTCTGCACAGCGACGGCAGTTTTGCAGATTATTCTCACCTGAAGCAATACGGAAGTGTTGTAAAGCCTGGCCAAAAAGTGACACGCGGGCAACATATCGGATACAGCGGCAACACTGGTTTTTCCAATGGACCGCATCTTCATTTTTCAGTTTTCCATAACACGATAGACGGAAAAAGGAAGTATATCAAAACACGGTTCCGCACTACCGGACAGGAAGCTGAAATACTGGAGGAAAAAAAGAGTTACCACAAAAATTATTAA
- the bla gene encoding class A beta-lactamase, subclass A2: MKATIFLSLLLTGIFSQAQSLRTELENIIRGKKATVGVAVHKLDGSFNMEINGKTRQPMQSVFKFHIALAVLDAVDKGNLKLDQEIFIAEKDLLKNTWSPIRNKYPDGNISLPLKEIIRYTVAESDNNGCDLLLRLIGGTESVQRFMDDKGITDFSIKANEEEMHRDWNVQYANYTTARSMNQVLKQFTLGKIVSPESTHFLMNVMLNTKTGLNKIKEQLPPGTPVAHKTGSSGKNGAGLTGAENDAGIITLPSGEQYTLSVFVSDSMETDAVNCRLISDLSKKVWQHFSGN; encoded by the coding sequence ATTAAAGCTACTATATTCCTCAGTTTATTGCTGACCGGCATTTTCAGCCAGGCTCAAAGTCTGAGGACTGAGCTTGAAAATATCATCAGGGGCAAGAAGGCTACCGTAGGTGTTGCTGTGCATAAACTGGACGGCTCCTTCAACATGGAGATTAACGGAAAAACGAGGCAACCCATGCAGAGTGTCTTTAAATTTCATATCGCACTTGCGGTTCTGGATGCGGTGGACAAAGGAAATTTAAAACTGGATCAGGAAATTTTCATTGCTGAAAAAGATTTGTTAAAGAACACCTGGAGTCCTATACGCAATAAATATCCGGATGGAAACATTTCACTTCCGCTTAAGGAAATCATTCGCTACACGGTAGCCGAAAGTGACAACAACGGGTGTGACCTTCTGCTGCGCCTTATTGGCGGGACTGAATCGGTGCAGCGATTTATGGACGATAAAGGAATTACGGATTTTTCCATAAAAGCCAATGAAGAGGAAATGCATAGGGACTGGAATGTGCAGTATGCCAATTATACCACAGCCCGCTCCATGAACCAGGTACTGAAGCAATTCACTCTGGGTAAGATAGTCTCTCCTGAGTCCACTCACTTCCTGATGAATGTGATGCTGAACACCAAAACGGGACTTAATAAAATAAAGGAACAACTCCCGCCTGGTACTCCGGTAGCCCACAAGACGGGCTCATCCGGCAAAAACGGCGCAGGTCTTACCGGCGCTGAAAATGACGCCGGTATTATCACCTTACCCAGCGGAGAACAGTATACCCTAAGCGTATTTGTTTCCGATTCCATGGAAACAGATGCCGTGAACTGCAGACTGATCTCGGACCTGTCAAAAAAAGTGTGGCAGCATTTTAGCGGCAATTAA
- a CDS encoding Gfo/Idh/MocA family protein — translation MLKAGLVGAGHLGKIHLRLLQQSPKYDLIGFYDADPENGLKLEKEFGYRYFSNLDELLGQVQMLDIVTPTLFHYSYAKKAIENGLHFFIEKPVTQTLEQAEEILQLCREKNIKAQVGHVERYNPAFTGARNYIVDPMFIEIHRLAEFNPRGTDVSVVLDLMIHDLDILLSIVKSPVKNIYASGVCVVSKSPDITNARIEFENGCVANLTTSRISMKSMRKSRFFQKDAYISVDFLEKKAEVIRMKPAPDIPNDFDMIIENAEGERNQIIFEYPNIQTNNAILDELESFANAVTADRPVEVSLEDGTEALRVALEIVRLISTGND, via the coding sequence ATGCTGAAAGCGGGTTTAGTGGGCGCCGGACATCTTGGGAAAATTCATCTCAGACTACTTCAACAGTCACCAAAATACGATCTGATAGGTTTTTACGACGCCGATCCGGAAAACGGCCTGAAACTGGAGAAGGAATTTGGTTACCGCTATTTCAGCAACCTGGATGAATTGCTTGGGCAGGTTCAGATGCTTGATATTGTTACCCCTACCCTTTTTCATTACAGTTATGCAAAGAAAGCCATTGAAAACGGTCTTCATTTCTTCATTGAGAAACCTGTGACCCAAACACTTGAGCAGGCCGAAGAAATCCTGCAACTCTGCCGTGAAAAAAACATAAAGGCACAGGTAGGCCACGTGGAACGGTATAATCCTGCATTTACAGGTGCCCGAAATTATATTGTGGACCCCATGTTTATAGAAATTCACCGGTTGGCGGAATTTAATCCACGCGGCACCGACGTTTCTGTAGTTCTGGACCTTATGATCCATGACCTGGACATCCTTCTGAGCATCGTAAAATCTCCGGTTAAGAATATTTATGCGTCAGGTGTGTGCGTGGTTTCTAAGTCGCCCGATATCACCAATGCACGTATTGAATTTGAAAATGGCTGTGTGGCCAACCTCACCACTTCCCGGATTTCAATGAAGTCTATGAGAAAATCCCGTTTCTTCCAGAAAGATGCCTACATCTCGGTGGATTTCCTTGAAAAGAAAGCGGAGGTAATTCGTATGAAACCCGCACCGGATATTCCGAATGATTTTGACATGATCATTGAAAATGCGGAAGGCGAACGAAACCAGATTATTTTTGAGTATCCGAATATCCAGACCAATAATGCCATCCTGGACGAACTGGAAAGTTTTGCAAATGCTGTTACAGCCGACCGACCCGTGGAGGTGTCGCTTGAAGACGGGACAGAAGCACTCCGGGTGGCTTTGGAAATTGTAAGACTCATCAGTACAGGAAATGATTAA
- a CDS encoding protein-L-isoaspartate(D-aspartate) O-methyltransferase, translating into MQDSFVHKGKRKILVSYLKEKIGISDQNVLTAMNSVPRHLFLESIFEDFAYEDRAFPILAKQTISHPSTVAEQTELLELSEREKVLEIGTGCGYQTAVLVSMGALVYSIERQKDLYEFSTRKLRELHLRPSFQTFGDGFAGLPSFAPFDKILVTCGAELLPTQLLHQLKVGGKMVIPLGKTEEQILTRFTKRSEKEFEKEEFGAYKFVPMLSNTNQ; encoded by the coding sequence ATGCAGGACTCATTTGTACACAAGGGTAAAAGGAAAATATTGGTAAGTTATCTGAAGGAAAAAATCGGCATCAGTGACCAAAACGTCCTTACAGCGATGAATTCCGTACCGAGGCACCTTTTTCTGGAAAGTATTTTTGAGGATTTCGCTTATGAAGACCGTGCATTCCCAATCTTAGCCAAGCAAACAATTTCGCATCCTTCCACCGTAGCAGAGCAGACTGAACTGCTTGAGCTTTCCGAACGCGAGAAAGTTCTTGAGATAGGCACAGGTTGTGGTTATCAGACTGCCGTGCTGGTATCTATGGGAGCTTTGGTTTACTCCATTGAAAGACAAAAAGACCTGTATGAATTTTCTACGCGCAAACTGCGGGAGCTGCACTTACGTCCAAGTTTCCAGACTTTTGGCGACGGATTTGCCGGGTTGCCTTCTTTCGCGCCTTTTGATAAAATCCTGGTGACCTGCGGTGCTGAACTCCTTCCCACACAACTTCTGCATCAGCTTAAAGTAGGTGGCAAAATGGTCATCCCGTTAGGTAAAACCGAAGAGCAGATCCTGACACGCTTTACAAAAAGATCCGAGAAGGAGTTCGAAAAAGAAGAATTCGGCGCCTATAAGTTCGTACCGATGCTTAGCAATACCAATCAGTGA
- a CDS encoding PH domain-containing protein, with protein sequence MMVYAGIGLLFLGFGIYGWTEGDLMVLMVMGFMVMLLAMLLTAAIFQLRIILQGSLLKVYCFVKLYETDVSNITKIRKGETMWSGLHKYGTTRHGLIIFASYKNDLYITPEVEGHFIQKIAKLNPKVVFEEVQKS encoded by the coding sequence ATGATGGTTTATGCAGGCATAGGCCTCCTGTTTTTGGGCTTTGGCATTTATGGCTGGACCGAAGGTGATCTGATGGTATTAATGGTTATGGGATTTATGGTGATGCTTTTGGCAATGCTGCTAACTGCTGCCATTTTCCAGCTTAGGATTATATTACAAGGATCTCTGCTGAAAGTGTACTGCTTCGTAAAACTCTACGAGACTGATGTAAGCAATATCACTAAAATAAGAAAGGGCGAAACGATGTGGAGCGGGCTTCATAAATACGGCACTACCCGGCATGGCCTGATTATTTTCGCATCTTACAAAAACGACCTGTACATCACTCCCGAAGTTGAAGGGCATTTCATTCAGAAAATAGCAAAACTGAATCCCAAAGTGGTGTTTGAAGAGGTGCAGAAATCATGA
- a CDS encoding urocanate hydratase, with translation MTFQEQIQQGIPSQLPQPKPYESGINHAPKRKEILSEEEKKLALRNALRYFEPKFHAELLTEFKAELETYGRIYMYRFRPDYEMTARPITDYPGKSEQAKAIMLMIQNNLDYAVAQHPHELITYGGNGAVFQNWAQYLLTMKYLSEMSDEQTLVMYSGHPMGLFPSHKDAPRVVVTNGMMIPNYSKPDDWEKFNALGVSQYGQMTAGSYMYIGPQGIVHGTTITVLNAFRKINKPTGGGLFVTSGLGGMSGAQPKAGNIAGCITVCAEVNPKITKIRHEQKWIDEIHEDLESLVARVKNAKENNETVSLAYLGNVVDVWETFDREDITVDIGSDQTSLHNPWAGGYYPVGISFEEANVMMAENPELFKAKVQESLRRHAAAINRHTDKGTYFFDYGNAFLLEASRAGADIMAENGIDFRYPSYVQDIMGPMCFDYGFGPFRWVCTSGDPADLQNTDDIAARILDELMHHSPAEIQQQMADNIKWIKGAQENKLVVGSQARILYADAEGRMKIAEAFNKAIKEGQIGPVVLGRDHHDVSGTDSPYRETSNIYDGSRFTADMAIQNVIGDSFRGATWVSIHNGGGVGWGEVINGGFGMLLDGSDDADRRLKSMLFWDVNNGISRRSWARNEGAVFAIKRAMEMEPNLKVTLPNFVDDRLL, from the coding sequence ATGACTTTTCAGGAACAGATCCAGCAGGGAATACCTTCGCAACTACCTCAACCTAAACCTTATGAAAGCGGTATTAACCACGCACCTAAACGCAAAGAGATTCTCAGTGAGGAAGAGAAAAAACTTGCTTTAAGAAATGCGCTTCGGTACTTTGAACCGAAGTTTCATGCCGAACTCCTGACTGAATTCAAAGCCGAACTTGAGACGTACGGACGTATCTATATGTACCGTTTCCGGCCGGATTACGAGATGACAGCGCGCCCGATAACCGATTATCCCGGCAAATCTGAGCAGGCCAAAGCCATAATGCTGATGATCCAGAACAATCTGGACTATGCAGTTGCACAGCATCCACATGAACTTATAACTTATGGTGGCAACGGTGCCGTTTTTCAAAACTGGGCGCAGTATCTGCTCACCATGAAGTATCTTTCGGAGATGTCTGATGAGCAGACGCTGGTGATGTACTCGGGACATCCTATGGGGCTTTTCCCGTCGCATAAAGACGCACCTCGCGTGGTAGTTACCAACGGTATGATGATCCCCAACTATTCCAAGCCCGACGACTGGGAAAAATTCAACGCACTGGGCGTTTCGCAGTACGGACAGATGACAGCAGGAAGTTATATGTACATAGGCCCGCAGGGTATAGTGCACGGAACAACAATTACAGTGCTGAACGCATTCAGAAAAATCAACAAACCCACAGGCGGTGGACTGTTCGTAACATCGGGGCTGGGTGGTATGAGCGGTGCACAGCCTAAAGCCGGAAATATTGCCGGATGCATCACAGTTTGTGCTGAGGTTAATCCTAAGATCACCAAAATCAGACATGAGCAGAAATGGATTGATGAAATCCATGAAGATCTTGAGTCCCTTGTGGCTAGAGTTAAAAATGCAAAAGAAAATAATGAAACCGTTTCCCTGGCTTATCTGGGTAACGTAGTGGACGTTTGGGAAACATTTGACCGGGAAGATATAACAGTTGATATCGGTTCCGACCAGACATCACTTCATAATCCCTGGGCGGGTGGTTATTATCCGGTAGGCATTTCCTTTGAGGAAGCCAATGTGATGATGGCTGAAAATCCGGAACTCTTTAAAGCGAAGGTTCAGGAAAGTTTAAGAAGACATGCCGCAGCTATTAACCGCCACACTGATAAAGGTACCTATTTCTTTGATTACGGTAATGCTTTCTTACTGGAGGCCAGCCGTGCTGGTGCTGATATTATGGCCGAAAACGGTATTGATTTCCGCTATCCAAGTTATGTTCAGGACATTATGGGGCCTATGTGCTTTGATTATGGATTCGGCCCTTTCCGATGGGTGTGTACAAGTGGCGACCCGGCCGACCTGCAGAATACCGATGATATCGCTGCCCGGATCCTGGATGAACTTATGCATCACTCACCGGCAGAGATTCAGCAACAAATGGCAGATAATATAAAATGGATAAAAGGTGCACAGGAAAATAAACTTGTTGTAGGATCTCAGGCCCGGATCCTTTATGCGGACGCTGAAGGCCGGATGAAAATTGCCGAAGCCTTCAACAAGGCCATTAAAGAGGGACAGATTGGACCGGTAGTTTTGGGAAGGGACCATCACGATGTTTCGGGAACCGATTCGCCCTACCGCGAAACATCAAACATATACGACGGATCACGGTTTACTGCAGATATGGCCATTCAGAATGTTATTGGCGACAGTTTCCGCGGTGCAACCTGGGTTTCCATACACAACGGTGGAGGTGTAGGTTGGGGTGAAGTTATAAACGGTGGCTTTGGTATGTTGCTCGACGGGAGCGATGATGCCGACAGAAGACTCAAATCAATGCTGTTCTGGGATGTGAATAACGGTATTTCACGCCGCAGCTGGGCCAGGAATGAAGGTGCAGTTTTCGCAATCAAGCGAGCCATGGAAATGGAGCCAAACCTGAAAGTTACCTTACCTAATTTTGTGGATGACCGTTTATTATAG
- a CDS encoding endonuclease domain-containing protein, with product MSEKRILTCIEGIPIYRNFVKNLPYNPNLIPLTRIKRKQRILSEVLFWQQVRNRGFHGIDFDRQRIIGSYIVDFYVKALGLVVEIDGSTHDPEKEYGSARIAFLEVLGLNVFLISDWDMKHQLRKVMKDLENFIIEHYGP from the coding sequence ATGTCCGAAAAACGAATTCTAACCTGTATTGAGGGTATTCCCATCTATAGAAACTTTGTGAAAAATCTTCCTTATAATCCTAACTTGATACCTCTAACCAGGATAAAAAGAAAACAAAGAATCTTATCTGAGGTACTGTTCTGGCAGCAGGTCCGGAACCGGGGTTTTCATGGAATTGATTTCGACAGGCAACGGATTATAGGCAGTTATATAGTTGATTTTTATGTGAAAGCCCTTGGGCTTGTAGTTGAGATTGACGGCAGTACACATGATCCTGAAAAGGAGTATGGTTCAGCCAGAATTGCTTTCTTAGAAGTCTTAGGTCTAAACGTTTTTTTAATCAGTGATTGGGATATGAAGCACCAGCTGAGAAAGGTTATGAAAGATCTGGAGAATTTTATCATTGAACATTATGGACCATAA
- a CDS encoding fasciclin domain-containing protein, whose protein sequence is MKNLFKIFAFLLFVGMITTACEDSNNEMEMPSSIYQLAASDPDLSNLKAAIDKAGLASTLNESGNFTVFAPSNAAFSQFLSANGFASLNDVPTAALKEILLNHVLSSKVMASQISTGYVSTMAKGSASATRNLSMFVNTASGVKLNGVSTVTQADIMASNGVIHKVDNVIGLPTVVTHALANPNFSTLVSALTRSDMPDFVGILGGNAGAPFTVFAPNNAAFGSLLTELNLPGLGSVPTATLENALKYHVVAGANVASTDIMNNMNVTTFQGGTFNITTSGGVKITDANNRMANVIATDVQCANGIIHVLDKVILP, encoded by the coding sequence ATGAAAAATCTATTCAAAATTTTTGCTTTTTTACTGTTCGTGGGAATGATTACCACTGCCTGTGAGGACAGTAACAATGAAATGGAAATGCCCTCAAGTATTTACCAGCTTGCTGCTTCAGATCCTGATCTTTCCAATCTGAAGGCCGCAATTGATAAAGCGGGACTAGCTTCCACACTGAATGAGTCAGGGAATTTCACCGTATTCGCTCCATCTAACGCAGCCTTCTCTCAGTTTCTTTCGGCAAATGGCTTTGCAAGTTTAAATGATGTACCCACCGCTGCACTGAAAGAAATTCTTTTGAACCACGTACTGAGTTCGAAAGTAATGGCTTCACAGATATCTACGGGCTATGTTTCCACAATGGCTAAAGGTAGTGCTTCGGCAACAAGAAACCTGAGCATGTTCGTTAACACTGCTTCCGGAGTAAAACTTAATGGTGTATCCACAGTGACGCAAGCCGACATTATGGCCAGCAATGGCGTAATACATAAAGTAGATAATGTAATCGGACTGCCAACTGTTGTTACGCATGCTCTTGCAAATCCTAATTTCAGCACCTTGGTTTCTGCACTTACAAGAAGTGACATGCCTGACTTTGTGGGAATCCTGGGCGGAAATGCAGGCGCGCCTTTTACCGTCTTTGCTCCCAATAATGCAGCCTTTGGGTCACTGTTAACCGAATTGAATCTGCCGGGTCTTGGATCTGTGCCTACTGCAACTTTGGAAAATGCACTGAAATATCATGTGGTCGCCGGAGCTAATGTTGCCTCAACTGATATCATGAATAATATGAATGTAACCACTTTTCAGGGGGGTACTTTCAATATAACTACTTCTGGTGGGGTAAAAATCACAGATGCCAATAACCGCATGGCGAATGTGATTGCTACCGACGTACAGTGTGCCAACGGCATCATTCACGTTCTGGATAAAGTGATATTGCCATAG
- a CDS encoding TonB-dependent receptor produces the protein MRFRYSFLLLLLSAFTFAQVGSININVFDDFTKKPLAASVRMLGSEGAVFTGEGNVIIADIPSGTYTFEVTAGGYTPTSLNDIDVVPNQNLTFSVGLIRSVNQIEEITITRKSYKTTAESPLSLRNITSEEVQKNAGSNRDVSKAILSFPGVGSTATFRNDLFIRGGSSAENKFYIDGIEVPVINHFQTQGASGGPRGIITVDFIKDVDFYSGAFPARRNGVLSSLFEFNLKSARKDKLGYKVILGLDDLQLMADGPLSRDQTWSGLFSVRKSNLQLLFKAIGLPFLPSYYDATFKVSKKFESGDELYFLGMGAKDSFKFNEDAEPTLANLTLIDRLPVSPQWNYTVGAGYRHLAENGNWLFTLSRNMLDNQALKYYRNIEVPQNLLYDYNSQESENKFRVDRNFNIADYQLSSGANINYARYYNASVSRNVTQSTVNFDQLSSDFNLLQYGLYLQAARKLFDDRLQISAGLRMDASNYSDNTNNPLEQLSPRLSLSYKFTDRLALNFNTGIYYQLPVYTALGFTQNGVLTNKNTLKYIQNTHLVGGMEYNGPNSLRFTVEGYYKKYKNYPFSLRNQISLANVGGDFGVVGSEPLDSRGFGETYGLEVLAQKRTLNNFYGIAAYTFGYSRFSNASGILLPSSWDSRHILTMTAGKYFSRNWNVGARFRMQSGLPETPYDLQRSALVNIWNVANGPVQNFSLLNTSRGNLSHQLDIRGEKKWIFNKWQLTAYVDLVNAYGSASPSALPVVNLQRDAQGNGIIANPTAPQDQQYYELQTGENDRSTPLPYFGFIFEF, from the coding sequence ATGAGATTTAGGTATTCCTTTCTGTTATTGCTGTTATCAGCTTTTACTTTTGCCCAGGTGGGCAGCATCAATATCAATGTATTTGACGATTTCACGAAAAAACCACTGGCCGCTTCGGTACGGATGCTTGGTTCGGAAGGTGCCGTTTTTACCGGTGAGGGAAATGTTATTATTGCAGACATTCCGTCCGGTACTTACACTTTTGAGGTTACTGCGGGAGGTTATACGCCCACTTCATTAAATGACATCGATGTGGTACCTAACCAAAACCTTACCTTTTCCGTAGGACTTATACGATCGGTAAATCAGATTGAAGAAATTACAATTACAAGAAAAAGTTATAAAACTACCGCTGAGAGCCCGCTGTCCCTGCGGAATATCACAAGTGAAGAAGTTCAGAAAAATGCCGGTTCCAACCGTGATGTCTCCAAAGCGATCCTGAGTTTTCCGGGGGTAGGAAGTACAGCGACCTTCCGGAACGACCTTTTCATACGTGGCGGAAGCTCGGCTGAAAATAAATTCTATATTGACGGTATTGAGGTTCCTGTGATCAACCATTTCCAAACGCAGGGAGCCAGTGGCGGACCACGCGGCATCATTACCGTTGATTTTATCAAAGATGTCGACTTTTACAGTGGTGCGTTTCCGGCCAGGCGAAATGGAGTACTCTCATCGCTTTTTGAATTTAACCTTAAATCCGCCAGGAAAGACAAACTGGGCTATAAGGTGATCCTGGGTCTGGATGACCTGCAACTGATGGCCGACGGTCCGCTTTCCAGGGACCAGACCTGGTCCGGTCTTTTCAGTGTGCGTAAATCCAACCTTCAACTGCTGTTCAAAGCCATTGGTCTGCCGTTTCTTCCAAGCTATTATGACGCGACCTTTAAGGTGTCAAAGAAATTTGAAAGCGGTGACGAGTTATATTTTCTGGGTATGGGTGCCAAAGACAGTTTTAAATTCAATGAAGATGCTGAACCCACACTCGCGAACCTGACGTTAATTGACCGGCTTCCTGTGTCGCCGCAATGGAACTACACTGTAGGCGCGGGTTACAGGCATCTGGCCGAAAACGGTAACTGGCTGTTTACCCTTAGCAGAAATATGTTGGATAACCAGGCTCTTAAATACTACCGCAATATTGAAGTTCCACAAAATCTTCTGTATGATTACAATTCACAGGAAAGCGAAAATAAATTCCGCGTTGACCGCAATTTCAATATTGCAGATTATCAGCTCAGCAGTGGAGCAAATATCAATTATGCCCGGTATTATAATGCTTCTGTAAGCAGAAATGTAACTCAGAGCACTGTTAATTTTGATCAGTTATCATCTGATTTTAACCTTCTTCAATACGGTTTATATCTCCAGGCCGCCAGAAAACTGTTTGATGACCGCTTACAGATCTCCGCCGGTTTACGGATGGATGCCAGCAACTATTCGGATAATACCAATAATCCTTTGGAGCAGTTATCGCCACGGCTTTCGCTCAGTTATAAGTTCACCGACAGGCTGGCGCTTAATTTCAATACGGGAATCTACTACCAGCTACCGGTTTACACGGCTCTCGGCTTTACGCAAAACGGTGTCCTGACAAATAAAAATACCCTTAAATACATACAAAATACACATCTTGTTGGTGGCATGGAATATAATGGGCCAAACAGTCTTCGTTTTACAGTAGAAGGATACTATAAAAAGTATAAAAACTATCCTTTCTCTCTTCGAAACCAAATATCACTTGCTAATGTAGGCGGTGACTTTGGTGTAGTGGGCAGCGAACCTTTGGATTCCCGCGGATTTGGTGAGACCTACGGTCTGGAAGTCCTCGCTCAAAAACGGACACTGAACAATTTCTACGGAATTGCAGCCTATACCTTCGGATATTCCCGGTTTTCCAACGCCAGCGGAATCTTACTGCCGTCAAGCTGGGACTCCAGACATATCTTAACGATGACAGCTGGAAAATACTTCAGCAGAAACTGGAATGTTGGAGCCAGATTCCGGATGCAGTCGGGACTGCCGGAAACTCCATACGACCTGCAGCGCAGCGCCCTTGTCAACATCTGGAACGTAGCCAACGGTCCGGTACAGAATTTTTCATTGCTGAACACTTCCCGCGGAAACCTGTCGCACCAGCTGGACATCCGTGGCGAGAAGAAATGGATTTTCAACAAGTGGCAACTCACCGCATATGTAGATTTGGTAAATGCTTATGGTTCTGCAAGCCCCAGTGCATTGCCCGTGGTTAATCTGCAGCGTGATGCACAGGGCAACGGTATAATTGCCAACCCTACGGCTCCGCAGGATCAGCAGTATTACGAACTGCAAACAGGTGAAAACGACCGTTCCACGCCGCTGCCTTATTTCGGGTTTATTTTTGAATTTTAA